Below is a window of Paraburkholderia kururiensis DNA.
ACGACGCGCCCGGCGGCGGCGCGTTGATGCGCCTGCGGTTCTAGCGCGTGTTCGCGTCAGCGGGCGTGGCGCGATGCTCACCGCCCTGGACCGCGCCCCCAGCCCGCCGCTGTAAAACCCTCACGCCTCCTGCGAGTGAACCAGCAGGAGCGGCACGTGGGTGAGCTGCGCCACACGCTGGGCCACGCTGCCGAGCGCCCAGCGTGCCATGCCGCGCCGGCCGTGCGTGCCCATCACCACGAGTTGCGCATGCCAGTGGTCGGCCGCGCGCACGATGGTGTGGGCGATGTCGTCGCCGGCGCGCTCGGTTTTCAAAAGCGCCGTGGTGGCCGACGACGTCGCGCTGCCCAGAATGGGCTCCGCATTGGCGAGCACCGCTTTGCCTTCGTCGATGAACGCGCTTTCGAGCATGTCGATGGGCACGAGGTCGCTCAGGCGCACCGCGCGGTCCACCACATAGACGGCATGTACGTGCGAGTCGCGAGTGGCAAAGCGCATGCCGTAGCGCAGCGCCTGCAACGCCACGCCGCTGGCGTCGAGCGCGAAGAAGATGCGCGTGGGCACCTGGCCGGGCTGCACTTCGAAGCGCTCCGGCACGACGAGAATCGGGCACCGCGCGAGTCGCGCAAGCGGCTCGGACACGGTGCCCTCCACCCAGCGCATCACGCCGTGATGCTGGCGCGCGCCCACCACGAGCAGATCGGCGTGCCAGGCATGGGCTTCGGCCATCAGGGTATCCACCACGCTGCCGCCGTGCTGCGAAAGGTCGACCACCTCGGTTTCGATTGCGGCTTTGCAGGCCGCGAGCAGACCTTTCGCATGACCGAGGGCGTCGGCCGCGTCGCGCCGCAATTCGGCGCGCGCCACCTCGAGCGTGGCGCCCACGATGCCGCCGGTGGGCACGAGCGTGCGCGGGTTCTCCGCCACGCTCACGAGGCGGACCTGGTTCTCGGGCCGCAACAGGTTCTGCACGTAGGCGAGCGCCTGCTGCGAGGCAGCCGACGCATCGACGGCAATGAGTACGCGGGTCGGCAGAGCGAAGGGCGTGTCGGTGGAGGTGACGGCGTTCACGGTGGGCGTCCTGCGAAAGGTTGAAGGGAGTGTGTAAGCGATTCTGTAATCCAGCCGCCCGACGTTTCTTGACCGCGATCAACCGCCCTTGTAAGGCGGCCGACGGGGCGACCGACTGTTCCCGCTCCCAGACCCTTCATAGGACGCGAGGCGCCTACATCTGCGCGGCCTCGATCACGGCGTCGGCGAAGGCCTTCGGCGCTTCCTGCGGCAGGTTGTGCCCAATGCCGCCCTGGAGCGTGCGGTGCCGGTACTTGCCCGTGAACTTCTTCGCGTAGGCGGCGGGGTCGGGATGCGGCGCGCCGTTCGCGTCGCCTTCCAGCGTGATGGTGGGCACGCCGATGCTGGGCGACATCGCGAGGCGCTGCTCCAGCGCGTCGTACTGCGGTTCGCCCTGCGCGAGCCCGAGCCGCCAGCGATAGTTGTGGATCACCACCGCCACGTGATCGGGGTTGTCGAACGAGGCTGCCGAGCGCGCGTAGGTGGCCTCGTCAAACTGCCATTTCGGCGACGCCAGTTGCCAGATCAGCCGGTTGAAGTCGCGGCGGTTCGCTGCATAGCCGGCGGCGCCGCGCTCAGTGGCGAAATAGAACTGGTACCACCACGCGAATTCGGCCTTCGGCGGCAACGGCGTGCGATTGGCTTGCTGACTGCCGATCAGATAGCCGCTCACCGAGACGAGCGCCTTGCAGCGCTCCGGCCACAACGCCGCGACGATGTCGGCGGTGCGCGCGCCCCAGTCGAAGGCGCCGAATACGGCCTGGTCGATCTTGAGGGCGTCCATGAGCGCGATGGCGTCCACGGCGACCACCGCCTGCTGCCCGTTGCGCGGCGTATCCGTGGAGAGAAAGCGCGTGGAGCCGTAGCCGCGCAGGTACGGCACGATCACGCGATAGCCCGCCGCGGCCAGCAACGGCGTGACCTCGGCGAAGCTGTAGATGTCGTAGGGCCAGCCGTGCAGCAGGATGACCGGCGTGCCGTTGGCGGGCCCTGCTTCGGCGTAGCCGACGTTGAGCGCGCCCGCGCCGATCTGGCGGATCGTGCCGAACGATGCCGTGTGCGTAGCGCCCGTCTTTGCGTCGCCCGTCTTTCCGTCGCTCATGGCGCCGGTCGTCTGCGCCTGCGCCGAAGTGCCGAGACCGAGTTCCATCAGGCTGAGACCGGCCACGGCCGTTCCCAGCAGTCGGCGTCGCCGGGCGTTCACTGCATCTTCCATGAGGTGTGCTCCTTGTCGGGTAGTGGGTGAGCGCGCGGCCTGAACGGCCGCGGCAGGTACTGCGGACATTGGAACGCCGGGATGTATCTGGCGTGTTGCGGCGAAGACACGGTCGCGTAAGGCCGTGTGTCCGCGTGCGGGACGGATACGTTGCGATACAAGGAAGACGGCGCCTTCGCGCGAGGGCGCGTCGTGCCGCGCGGGTGATTAACGGGTGATTGGCGGGCGGCGGGTAGAGGAGTGTGGAAGGCGCCTGGCGAAGCGGAGTGCGGCCGGCGTGTCTGGTCAGGGCCCCACGTCGAGGCCCCGATGCCTGATCGGTTCTAAGGCCCCACGCGCAGGACGATGCCGGAGGAAATCTGCACCAGCAGATAGTCGCCGCCTACGCCGAGCCAGTAGTAGCCGCGCGGCGGCGGCGCGAGCCGATAGGCGCGCCAGTCGTCGATCACGTACTGGCGGTCGCGGTATTCGGGCGGCAGGCGGTCGCCCTTGCGCCAGTGTCCCGGCGCGTAAGCCGAGGCGCCCGGACCGTCGGGACCGTGGCCCGGGGGCATGTGCTCCGGACCGTGACCCCGGCCATGGTCCTGGTCGCCCTTGCCGTGATTGCCTCTTCCGTGGTCGTCGTGCGGCTGCGCGCTGACAGCCGAGGCAGCCAGCATGCCGGTGACGATCAGCGACCCGAGAAACACGCGCGATTTCTTCATTGCTTTCTCCTGTGCGGGGAATTGCCGGAGTGGCAGAGGCAGGCTAACACCCTGCCGGCGGTCGTGCCATCGAACGGGTCAGGGGGCGCCTGGTGCGCGTGAACTGCCGCTGTCGTGGGCAGGCGGCCATGCTCGAGGCGTCCTTAAAGGCTACTCAGGTCGCAACAGATCGAGCCCCGCCAACACGATGACACCACTGAGCGCCATGATGGGCACCGAGTGCCGGCCCAGATAGAGCGTGGCTGCCGCCAGCCAGCTCGCAACGAAAAACGCTCCGATTCGCTTCATGTCGTGCGCGCGCCGTGATGGCCGCGTTCCTGATGGTGATTGAGGATGCCGGCGACGCCGATGGTCCGGGGACTTTGCCGCTGTGCCGGGCCGGCGTTTGCTGTTCCGGCCGGCTCTTGCGCCGTGCGTCGTGTTGCGGTGGGCACGCGTCGCAGGCGTGCAAATTATAGGGGTTTTCCCTCGTCCGGCCATGGCTGCAGGACCTGCGCCGGGCGCGCCCGGCATGCGGCACATCGGGGTACATCGGCGTGCGTGGAAGTGTCTCGTGCAACGGGCCCGGTGCGGCTTGATTGCGGTCAAGGCCGGCTTTCGTGGCCGCACGATACTTTTTGAAGAGCGTCTGCCGCGTTTTGCGGCAGGCCGTCCGTCGTCCGCGATTGCCGCGAGGAGAGACATCATGGTGCCGTCCGCCATGCATACGGCCGTGCAGGCCATCATCAGGGAACACCAGCAGCTCGCCGTGGTGGTCAATGGTATGCAGCGCTTCGTGGAGCGTGTCGACGCCCACGCGCAAACGCCCGATCCCATCGTGTTTCGCGCGATGCTCTACTACATCCGCGAATATCCCGAGCAGATCCATCATCCGAAGGAAGACTGCTATCTGTTCGCGCGGCTGCGCATGCGCACGGCGGACCTCGACGAGATCATCGAGGAACTGGAGCACCAGCACGCGCAGGGCGAAGCGAAGGTGCGCGAGCTGGAGCGCGCATTTACGCGCTACGAACTGGCGGACGAGGCGGCCTTCGCGGCGCTGCGCGAGAGCGTTCACGAATACGCGCGGTTCTTCGCGGAGCATCGCCGCCTGGAGGAGGAGTTGATCCTGCCGGCCGCGCTGCGCTTCCTGACGCCCGAAGACTGGACCGAGATCGACGCCGCGTTCGGCGCCAATCGCGACCCGTTCGAAGGCATGAAGACGGAGAGCGATCTCGATCATCTGTTCGAGATGGTAGTGAAGGCGCTTCCGGATTTTGGCGGGTGAGGGCGGTTGTTTCGTCGTCCGTTGTTGCAGACGCCGCGCCGTGATGGGCGCCCTGGCGGCCGGAGTTTTCGTTGAGGCGGCCGAAGCCGGTGCGGCATACGGCAATGCCGCACACATCCACCGATGTACACGACCTTCTGCTGAAGTCGGTCCGCGACATGAAGAAGGGGCGGGCTAACCGCACGCCGCCCGTCTTTCACTGACTTCACTGACGCATCAAGCCCGTGCTCAGAAGAACCCCAGCGGCTGCTCGCTGTAGCTCACGAGCAGGTTCTTCGTCTGCTGGTAGTGGTCGAGCATCATCTTGTGCGTCTCACGGCCAATGCCCGACTGCTTGTAGCCGCCGAACGCTGCATGCGCCGGGTACGCGTGATAGCAGTTCGTCCACACGCGGCCCGCCTGGATGGCGCGGCCGAAGCGGTACGCACGCGTGCCGTCGCGCGTCCACACGCCGGCGCCCAGGCCGTACAGCGTGTCGTTGGCGATTTCCAGCGCCTCTTCTTCGGTCTTGAACGTCGTGACCGACACCACCGGCCCGAAGATTTCTTCCTGGAAGATGCGCATGCGGTTGTGGCCGCGGAACACCGTCGGCTTCACGTAGTAGCCCTTCGAGAGTTCGCCCGCGAGCACGTTGCGCTCGCCGCCCGTCAGGCATTGCGCGCCTTCCTGGCGGCCCAGGTCGATGTACGAGAGGATCTTTTCGAGCTGTTCCTGCGAGGCCTGCGCGCCGATCATCGTCTTCGGGTCGAGCGGATGGCCCTGCTGCACGGCGGCCACACGTTTGAGCGCGCGTTCCATGAAGCGGTCGTAGATCTTTTCATCGATCAGCACGCGCGACGGACACGTGCAGACTTCGCCCTGGTTCAGCGCGAACATCGCGAAGCCTTCGAGCGCCTTGTCGAAGTAGCCGTCGTCGCGGTCCATGACGTCGGCGAAGAAGATGTTCGGGCTCTTGCCGCCCAGTTCGAGCGTGACGGGAATGATGTTCTCGCTCGCGTACTGCATGATGAGGCGGCCCGTCGTGGTCTCGCCCGTGAAGGCCACCTTCGCGATGCGCTTGCTCGTGGCGAGCGGCTTGCCTGCTTCCAGACCGAAGCCGTTCACGACGTTGAGCGTGCCCTTGGGCAGGATGTCCTGGATCAGCTCCATCAGCACGAGGATCGAGGCGGGCGTCTGCTCGGCGGGCTTCAGCACGATGCAGTTGCCTGCCGCCAGTGCAGGCGCGATCTTCCACGCGGCCATGAGGATCGGGAAATTCCACGGAATGATCTGGCCGACCACGCCGAGCGGCTCGTGGAAGTGATAGGCGACGGTGTCGTGATCGACCTCGCAGACCGAGCCTTCCTGGGCGCGGATGCAGCCGGCGAAGTAGCGGAAGTGGTCGATGGCGAGCGGGATGTCGGCGGCCATGGTTTCGCGCAGGGGCTTGCCGTTGTCGATGGTCTCGGCCACGGCGAGGCGCTGCAGGTTCGCTTCCATGCGGTCGGCGATGCGGTTGAGCACGCTGGCGCGGTCAGCAGGCGAGGCCTTGCCCCAGGCGTCTTTCGCGCGATGCGCGGCATCGAGGGCGAGTTCGACGTCTTCGGCGCGCGAGCGCGGAATGGAGGTGAACGGCTCGCCGGTGATGGGCGAGACGTTATCGAAGTACTCGCCGCCGACAGGCTTCACCCATTCGCCGCCGATGAAGTTTCCGTACTGCTTTTTGTAGGGGTATTCGGTGGTCAGGAACTGCATTTCCGCGTGGTTCATGATGTCTCTCCTCCAGGGATGGGCCGGCATCCGCGCCCTGCGTGTCGGCAGGCTCCGCACGGTGAAGCGCGGGAAAACACGGATGCGTTGATCTGATGTGCGCATGACGCATGTATGGCGTGCGCATGACGTGCGCTTTGGGCTGCGAGCCCGATCAGCGAGAACCATGCCATCGCGAACGCGCCCGCATCATGCGCGACGCGTGCAACGCGAGGCGGCGCTCAATGCGCGGTCCAGCGCTTCATCCGTTCGCCGGAAGAAGCCCCGCGACCCAGGGGACTGTTCCCTCCGGCAACACACGCGGCCTGCGGCTGTACCAGACTGCAACACCTCGAACGTGGGGCGCGCACCCTGCGCCGCCCGACGTTTCTTGCGTCATCCCTTCCCACGCTAGGCAAATCGCTGCAAACCGCTTGAGGCAGATCAATGGCATGCGACTTGCAAAAAGCGGCGCGCTGCCATTGACGCACTCGCCGGACGATGGCGCCGCAACCGGGCATCGCCCTCGATAAATCGACAGGAGACAAGGATGAAAGCACGTTTAGCAACGGCTACGCGGCCCACGGCGCTCGCCCTGGGCATCGCGCTGGCCGCGAGTCTCGGCCTGGGCGCAATCGCCGCCGCGAACGCCGACGAATATCCGGCCGTGACGTACGACCGGCTCACCGCGGCGCAAGACGATCCCGGTTGGCTCACCTACTACCGCACCTATAACGGCCACGCGCATTCGCCGCTCAAGCAGATCGACACGTCCAACGTGAAGACGCTCAAGCAGGCGTGGACCTACAAGTTTCCCGCCGAGCTTCAGCAGGGCTTCGAAGCCACGCCTATCGTCAACGGCAACTATCTGTTCGTGACCACGCCGAAGGACAACGTCTACGCGTTCGATGCGACCACGGGCAAACAGCTCTGGAAATACGAGCCGAAGCTGGGCGCCGAGTCGTTCAAGACGGCGTGCTGCGACGTCGTGAATCGGGGCGTGGCGCTCTACGGCAAGAACGTCTACGTCGCGATGCTGAGCGGCGAAGTGGCGGCGCTGGATGCGCAGACGGGCGCGCTCGTCTGGAAGAAGTCGATGTTCGA
It encodes the following:
- a CDS encoding universal stress protein, whose protein sequence is MNAVTSTDTPFALPTRVLIAVDASAASQQALAYVQNLLRPENQVRLVSVAENPRTLVPTGGIVGATLEVARAELRRDAADALGHAKGLLAACKAAIETEVVDLSQHGGSVVDTLMAEAHAWHADLLVVGARQHHGVMRWVEGTVSEPLARLARCPILVVPERFEVQPGQVPTRIFFALDASGVALQALRYGMRFATRDSHVHAVYVVDRAVRLSDLVPIDMLESAFIDEGKAVLANAEPILGSATSSATTALLKTERAGDDIAHTIVRAADHWHAQLVVMGTHGRRGMARWALGSVAQRVAQLTHVPLLLVHSQEA
- a CDS encoding RcnB family protein, producing the protein MKKSRVFLGSLIVTGMLAASAVSAQPHDDHGRGNHGKGDQDHGRGHGPEHMPPGHGPDGPGASAYAPGHWRKGDRLPPEYRDRQYVIDDWRAYRLAPPPRGYYWLGVGGDYLLVQISSGIVLRVGP
- a CDS encoding hemerythrin domain-containing protein — translated: MVPSAMHTAVQAIIREHQQLAVVVNGMQRFVERVDAHAQTPDPIVFRAMLYYIREYPEQIHHPKEDCYLFARLRMRTADLDEIIEELEHQHAQGEAKVRELERAFTRYELADEAAFAALRESVHEYARFFAEHRRLEEELILPAALRFLTPEDWTEIDAAFGANRDPFEGMKTESDLDHLFEMVVKALPDFGG
- the adh gene encoding aldehyde dehydrogenase codes for the protein MNHAEMQFLTTEYPYKKQYGNFIGGEWVKPVGGEYFDNVSPITGEPFTSIPRSRAEDVELALDAAHRAKDAWGKASPADRASVLNRIADRMEANLQRLAVAETIDNGKPLRETMAADIPLAIDHFRYFAGCIRAQEGSVCEVDHDTVAYHFHEPLGVVGQIIPWNFPILMAAWKIAPALAAGNCIVLKPAEQTPASILVLMELIQDILPKGTLNVVNGFGLEAGKPLATSKRIAKVAFTGETTTGRLIMQYASENIIPVTLELGGKSPNIFFADVMDRDDGYFDKALEGFAMFALNQGEVCTCPSRVLIDEKIYDRFMERALKRVAAVQQGHPLDPKTMIGAQASQEQLEKILSYIDLGRQEGAQCLTGGERNVLAGELSKGYYVKPTVFRGHNRMRIFQEEIFGPVVSVTTFKTEEEALEIANDTLYGLGAGVWTRDGTRAYRFGRAIQAGRVWTNCYHAYPAHAAFGGYKQSGIGRETHKMMLDHYQQTKNLLVSYSEQPLGFF
- a CDS encoding alpha/beta fold hydrolase produces the protein MEDAVNARRRRLLGTAVAGLSLMELGLGTSAQAQTTGAMSDGKTGDAKTGATHTASFGTIRQIGAGALNVGYAEAGPANGTPVILLHGWPYDIYSFAEVTPLLAAAGYRVIVPYLRGYGSTRFLSTDTPRNGQQAVVAVDAIALMDALKIDQAVFGAFDWGARTADIVAALWPERCKALVSVSGYLIGSQQANRTPLPPKAEFAWWYQFYFATERGAAGYAANRRDFNRLIWQLASPKWQFDEATYARSAASFDNPDHVAVVIHNYRWRLGLAQGEPQYDALEQRLAMSPSIGVPTITLEGDANGAPHPDPAAYAKKFTGKYRHRTLQGGIGHNLPQEAPKAFADAVIEAAQM